TCAGCCATTTGTGTGCTTCTCATTCTCCCACACTGGGTCTTCCACTGCTCCATCAAAGCTTCCACTCCTCCctgggaaaacacacacacccctcatcaCATGGGCCAGGGTCCATCTCTGAGCAGATATGATCTTCTGCATATAGTATAGTCCATCTTTAGTGCTTGCATCCAAATCtcttctgtttcctctcctcttggggtctgagagagagagagagagtgtactgaggtccccatttcttGGGAACAGACAGAGCCAgcatctccttcctccccagtGTGGATGCACTGAAAGCACCAAGAATGCGCATGGCCCTTGGGTTCTTAATAAATaatagtgtgtgtgtttgtatgtataaCATGTGGGATCCTTTAATATCTTCATCCCAGGAAAGGATCCATTTTCCTGGGCCTAACGATGTCACAGATCCTGAGGTTTTTTGGAGAAGAGGGATGGGAGTGTCTCACTATGAGTTTCGGGAGTCAAATATTTTGACCCCTTCTctgaaataatatattaaatattatatcttTCAACTTCATTGGTTAAAGATGAATATACCTCACACTGGTTCTTTGGTATAGATGCATTATTACCATAGTGACTTtgggttaatatttttaaagaaatggtaaCATTGTTATGGAACTTTAAAGGTCTTGTGTGCCTATTTCCCTTTACATATTATGCCTGGTGGAAGAGCCAGGCCTGGTGGGAGCTGAATTGTCCTGAGAAAGGGGCAAGGGTCTTCCTGTGTGAGAGGACAgcctgggaaggaagaggaaCCTGCCAAGGTGTGAGCAGAAGGGGTGGCACTAACTTATCCCTGGTGAGAGGATTGTGGGGACTGAAACTGTAAAGAAAGTTATGAATCAGCGACAACTCACTTGCTTTGCTCCTACAGAACACTTACAGAACACTGCTACAGGACACTCACATTTCCCTCAAAATTTATTGCTGTGTAAAACATTGTGGGAATGAAAGAATGGACCACATTACCACTTGCAGGGACAGGAATGGGGGCATCACACAATGTAAGGGGGCCCCAAAAACATCAGTAATTAGGGTacataacattttaataaaatattttaaaaaatcaaagtaatgCAATATATCAAATTTTAAAGCCAATACAGGATTCACTCCTGCTTTGCACGAGTCACCTCCCTGGCTggctctgtccccagccctgcACACTTGGGTCAGGGACAGAGAGAGCCGAGAGAGGAGCCTCACCATGGAGCACAGGGCTCAGAGTGGAGACGAAGCCTGCAGTGGGTCAGGAACCTGATCAGGACCTAACCAGCAGAACCTCAGTGCCTGAGAGTGTCAGAGACAGTGCTGGGGGAGACAGGGTGATTAGGGAGGAAAGTCACTTTTCCAGAGATAGGATCAAGGTTGAGCTAATGATGGGAAGGAACAAAGGCTTTTCAGATTCTTCAATCCCTGACACATCAGATCTtaacaaatatatgtgtgtgtgcacacacatgcgaTCTATGAGGCTCTCTCAAGCCTCCATTTTAATCAGGTGACAAAAAAAGAACATAGTTTTGCAGATactttattgaaatgaaaatgtaaatgaggTTTCAACAGTTGTCTTGCAGTTTTTAGgtcaaaagcaagaaaagaaagtaaaattgtgGTTTATAGCAGTTGACAGTTGGTTTCTGACCATTCTCTGTAGTCCTCTGAGCCAAAGGTCTTGTGGAAAGTTAAAATAGTGCACAGTATGCACTATTGTACATTGAATTCtggaaaacaaacacagagaggtCACTTAGATTTTCAATTCTCTCTTACAAGTTAAAGTTCTGAAAAAGAAACATTCTTCCTCCTTGTTTTCCTGGGTTTGTCCACACACATCTGAAATCCAAGAAAGTTATTGCTGGAAATAGCACTAACTATGAAGAAGGGGATCTTTTTTGCTGATCGTTCCTACAAGTTAGTGGCTTCTTGACAATCAGATGTGTTTTACTTTGATAgaaaatgtgtgcatgtgtgagtgtgtgtatgagtgtgtatatGCTTGTGTACTGTGGAGCTGAGCATTAGGTAAGAGTTTTCCTGAGTGAtcttttccctcttttgtctttttcctttatcattcGCTAAAAATTccacaaagagagagaagaatcaaCACTGGGACCCTCATGTCTTTCTTGATGTCCAAGTCATCAGACTCACAAAATTCAGACAACAAAATTCAGAGATAAAATGAGGCATGTTCTCCATCGATTTGGCATAATTAGGACCTTGCTTGTCCCTACCCAGTGGGTTAAAAGTGCATCAGAAAAACGGAAATTACCATCATCGTTCTGAAATCGTTCAGAGTTTCGTTTGACTGTTTGAGATAACACTGCTTCAGTTGTATTGCAGCCTTCTCAGTGGCTTCATCCGGTATGAACTCTTGAACGGCTTCTACATATTCAGCTGGAGACAGTTCAGCAGTAATTGTCTTTTCAACCACATCCTCAAGAAGTTGGCAGCCAGATCCTGGATGAGAGCATGCAAAAATGGACTCAATTAGGGAAGTATGAACCCCTTTTGGAGCATAACTATGATGTTTGTCATATTCTTACATTCCAGTAGAAATATACATTCAGAAAGATTATGGTGAATGGTCTTGAGTTCTCAATCCTAGGAGAGTAGACTAAGGATCTGGGATTTCCTTTAAACTGTAAAATATCTACCCTCCCCAACCTTCCTGCCTCCCCAACCCAAAGAAGCCCAATATTTTGTAACCACGATTAAGGAGGATGCTCGAGAAATGAGATGCTCTGATTTAGTACCACGTACTCAACATTATCTCATCTTCCTTTGTTCAGAGTCACGTGATGCTTCACTTTTATCATCAGAGCAGCAAGTAGGAGTTCCAAGTATTATAGATGTATTGACTTTAGGATACTGTCCATTAGCTCTATTGACACTAAttattttctgcaaaaaaaataaTGCTCAAATAAATTCTTGTTCATGGTTGATCTGTTGTCACCACTTAGGTTGTGTAGGGAAAAGGGCTCTAGTATTGCACTCACAATAGCCATATTTTCATCCTTGGCTCTGCAACTTTCTATTTAGTTGATCTTGAGCATATCACCTTCCCcactcaattattttattgaactcATAAAGGTTGATAGCATTGTATAAattcgggtgtacattattatttatcagtttctgtatagacagcTTCATTCTAACCACCAatactctaatttttatccatcaccgtacatatgtgcACCCCTACGCCCTTCGCCCACCCCCAACAAccttcccatctggtaaccactaatctgttctctttatctatgtgtttgtttatcttccacagagCATATCACCTTTAACACCTCTGCATGTAATTCAGGAACAAATGAGGTAGGATATTAAAAGAGTTTGGTAAATTGAACAAAGCACACCATGTGGCTTATCTATTAGTGAAGATCAGATTCTGGCTGCCAGGGCATTTTCCTCCCTCTGGATCTTCATTACCAGAAGGAGACCTTCAGAGGGTGTGAGCTCTCTCCAATCAGAGTTGATCATGAAGAGACTAGGAGGTAAGGGACATCCCAGTAGGCTCAAATCTATTCCACAAAAGTGTGAAGAGTGGATCCACATTTGGTGTGGGACACTGGGTTATACATGTATGGGACTCTGGGTTACTGATGTACTCTGAGCCTTTTCTCCTGGGAGGTTTCCCATTTCTTTCCACATTGAAAGAATCTCCATGAGTGCCTCTTTCAGGAAACCCAGCTAGAGCCAATGTCAGGGGGCCAGAAAAGCAtgtctttccctcctcccactgaAATACCTAAGTCTAATATTCAA
This sequence is a window from Equus caballus isolate H_3958 breed thoroughbred chromosome 12, TB-T2T, whole genome shotgun sequence. Protein-coding genes within it:
- the LOC100629895 gene encoding mammaglobin-A, with amino-acid sequence MKLVTVLMLVAFPLYCYAGSGCQLLEDVVEKTITAELSPAEYVEAVQEFIPDEATEKAAIQLKQCYLKQSNETLNDFRTMMNSMYNSAYCALF